The Theobroma cacao cultivar B97-61/B2 chromosome 2, Criollo_cocoa_genome_V2, whole genome shotgun sequence genome includes the window TAACTGTGGTGAAAACTACTTCCAGCATTCAATCCTTTGAGGGTCAGAATCGGTGGTTCATTGCAAGATCAAGTGGTGTACAAAGTGGGAAACGTTAAGAAGTGCACTCAGTTCAAGAAAGTCGAGGGTGGTTTATTTGGATTCTCCGAAGGGTGCCTACCCATGGAAAGATGGGACGAGCTCAATAACTTGTTCAACCGAACAGGGtatactaatttttttatttatactaatttatttttgttaaggTTGAGATCAATAACTAAGTATCTTTATTAATCTCAATTATATTGCAGAGCAAAGATTACATTCGGGTTGAATGCTCTTTTGGGGAGAAATGAGTCCAAAACTGACAAGGGTCTTTGGGTTGGTGATTGGCGTGTGGACAATTCCAGGGATCTGATGAAGTATAATATTGAGAAAGGATACAAAATCGATTCATATGAATTTGGTAACTAAGATTGATTACTACCTGAAGCTTTATATACCCTttttttggttcaaattttgatCAGTAAATTTTGTCAGGGAATGAACTCTGCGGGTCTGGGGTATCTGCAAGGGTTGAGGCTAAGCAGTATGGTAAGGATGTTATAGCACTAAAGAATCTAGTAAGAGAGTTGTACCCAGATCCCAAGACTCAACCCAAGATCTTAGGTCCTGGTGGATTTTATGAAGAGGAATGGTTTAAGACCTTCCTGAAAGTCACAGGACAAGATGTTCTGGATGGAACCACACACCATATCTACAATCTTGGACCTGGTATACATACTGCACTAATTCATTCAtgtttctatatatatacatatatatatatatatatatatatatatatatatatttatgtatgtATTGTTTATTTCCTTGATTTGAATGATGCATGCAGGTAATGATCCAAGTCTGATTACAAAGATTCAAGATCCATTTTACCTGAGTCAAATTGCTCAGACATTCAAAGATGTTGCAAAGATCGTCGAGAAGTTTGCACCCTGGTCAGAAGCTTGGGTTTCAGAATCAGGTGGTGCTTATAACAGTGGTGGCAAAGATGTGTCCCGTACCTTTGCCAATGGCTTTTGGTGGGTTCCCTTTTGTTTCTCTTAGCCATTAAATTTTCTTCGTCTTGCAGATTAAACAGTTTGCTGATGATTCACTTTTCAAATCTAAAACAGGTATCTAGACCAGCTGGGTATGACATCAAAGTTCAATCACAAGGTTTATTGCAGACAAGCTTTGATTGGTGGCAATTATGCTCTCCTGAACACTACAACATTCGTTCCAAATCCTGATTACTATGGGTCAGTATCCTGAAGATTTCCATAgctattttcattctttttttttttttgctaagttTAGTTGCATTAGCCTTTCACCATCTGCTGATATTGGTTGGTTTCGTTCCTGCCAGAGCTCTTCTATGGCACCGGCTTATGGGAAGTCGAGTAATCTCTGCAACTCAGGATGTTTCTCCACATCTGCGTGTGTATGCTCATTGTGCAAAACAAAAGGCAAAGCTTACACTTTGATCAAATCTTCGTTTTGTTTACCATAATTTCTGATAGAAAAGTTTGATCAATTCCTGTTCTGTTTGTGTGCTGCAGCCTGGGATTTCCCTACTTTTCATCAACTTGTCAGGCGAGAAATCCTTCGAAGTCACCCTTTCCAACGCCATAGACCTGCAAGTTAAGCCTAACTTCGAGTTCAAAGGCTACGAGAAAAGGGAAGAGTACCACTTGACTCCCGAAGATGGAAACATCCAAAGCGATGTCATGTTGCTGAATGGAAATCCATTGAAGCTCAAGGGTGAATCCGAAATTCCGGAAATGAAACCTACTCGCGTGGATCCTAAGACTGCCATCTCCGTTGCCTCTCACTCCATCGTTTACGTAACTATCGAAGACTTCCATGCTCCAGCCTGTGCTTAATTATTCCAccatatttgtttcttttttcttttttctttcaggAATTAGAGTTTTAGGCCTAGTTTTTATATGAACTTTCTAATGTTcacaaaaaattttcattgttgttttatattttctttttatttagaGTGAAATAAGATTCggaaaagtttttttttacgtatatcataaaaaaaatccgaaacaaaaaaatcaaaatattctattgatataaaatgaaaaccGAAACcgattttcttttattaataaaaattaaatcagaGCTATAGTTGCATgaatttcaagtttaaatatCCTTTGGAAAGATAAGGTTTGtagtaatataataataaatataaaagcatatgtatttatttgttatattttgattataatcattttaagttatttttatttgattatagttttcaagtataattataaattaatatgaatTTCATCTCTATTGAATCACTTCTATTAAAATCATTCACTTGacttaaaattctttattcattatatttttaaaatttatccaatctgtaaataaaagttttaattcCATTCAATCActatcttttaaaaattttaaattaaaaaaaaaatcactatctttaaaaatataattcacTTTGTTCAGaattctttcttcattataAGTCTAAATCATAACCATATTTaactctttaatttttcaccaaaaaaaaaagcttgggCCAAGGAACTATAAACTCTCAATTATTTACATTTCAGACtttatattatacatatatatatatatatatatatatttgaaaataacattaacaaataatatatattaattgaaGAATCATGTACAATGCAAACAAATACTGATACCCAAAAAGATTCTTCAGAAACCTTTTGGGAAAAGAAACCTTCCATAAAGGTGTGTAAAAGatgaaataatataaataaatctGACTATTTAAAGAAACCCAAAAGCATGAAGGGAAAGAATACGTTTCTTGGCTGACTGCACCTTTGAGATCCAATCCGACCTTTGCATGCAAAGCATAATAACCAAACCTTGCTTGCTTTTGTCTTTGCCTATGACTTACCTTAACAATTCTTCCTTCCTCTAGGCTTAAAAGcaagcagcagcagcagcccCCTCCCACACCAATTCTTTGCTCAGAAAACAAGTTTGTGATATTCAGGAGAGAGTCATCTGAAACTGTAATGGAGGTTTTGATTAAGCAGATGAGGTAAAGTTCtactttctctttttggtAAAGGAATTGGAGTTTCATTAAACACAAAAGCTGATTACACGGGTACTTCTATCCCTCATCCAACATAGGTAAAAGTAACATGTTCCATTTTCTCCTtgatttttctcaaatttttcGATTGTATCTCGTGAATAACTTTTGTTCTCACGGGTATATAATAAAGTTAGCAAAATACCTTTAATCCAAAGTccacatatttatttttattattttagtagGTAAAATTAACGATCTAGTTTGTTACGAGAATAGAAATTATCCGCAAAATATtaacagaaaaataaaaattataatgtgTTACATGGAAGAAATTGAAATCACGAAAGGTGTTAATGGAATTTAAACCCTTTTGAAAGTAGAAATCAACTACTATAAGCAATAAATTTCTGCACTGTTTATTAAGACCAATAGCTGATTGAATTCCCCTACTTTTGTTTCTGACATTAGAAATACAGGAATTGCAGTAATCTTGTATAGAAACTTATTGCTTACTGAAGTGCAGAATatagggaaaaagaaaactagcTGTGTAGATAAATTTGAGCAgaagaagtaaaaaaatatatctgCTTGGAAACTTGCCTTTCACCGTGTGTAAGATGTTGATGTCCTTAGGGATCTGCTGCCATTTGACTGACCGCTTGTGTCAGGGGACGATTTTTCTGGTGCCGGACGAGGAACAATAGGAGAGTCGAGCAGTGTTAGAAACCAAAGGCTACCACCACAAAAAACTCAATCTTTCAAAGGAGGTAGCATTTCATCCTCCATCATCATTTTAGAGAGTTAGACATAAAAGTTGAAGCAACAATGACAGAACTGAATTTTGGGTTTTgcagagaagagaaaccagaACTGGTTCCAGAAACAATTTTCTCGCCAAATGATGAGTTGGAATAATGATTCAAACCGTAATACAGAGCAAGTAGTTGCAGTTGCAGCTGCTGCATATGTTATTGAAAAGATTGCAGGATCAAGCATCCATGGTCAAAAAAGAAGCAGTGCGGGTCTTGAACCCTCTTTGATCAAGGATAAGAGCATAAGAGAAGGTAAGACATTTTCAATATTGAAACCTTAAATTGTATCTGAAAGATTCTCAGGTAAAGATGCAAAGCGTGAGAAATAGAATCCAGATATCCATGCAACAGAGCATTATAAATTTCTACATGCTGCTGATgcttaacaaaaaataaattggcAGTTGAAGGTTCAATGAAAGGTTCAGAAAGCGCAGAGAGCAAAGTGCCAGTAACTGACGCCACAGATGGAAAGGCTACTAGACCTGCTCCATCATTTAAAAGAGCTCTTACTTTTGCTGATTACATTGGCAGCACTAGCAGCACAAAACCCAAAAGTAATCAGAAACCAGAAAGTGCAGCACCAAAACCTGATCTCCCTACCAAAAAACCTGAAAGGGCAGCACCAAAACCTGATCTCCCCACCATAAAACCTGTAAGCACAGCACCAAAACCCGATCGTCCCACCATAAAACCTGGAACTACAGCAGCACGACCTGAACAGCCTCCTACCTTTACACCTGCGGCTCCAGTGATAGAAGTGAAAAAACAGAGTGCAGCAATGCCAGAGACAAAAGCAGAGGAATGGGAAAAAGCTGAGATGGCGAAGATCAAAGAACGGTAATCATCCGTTAGCAGCTTATTAAGTACTATCGTATGGTACCAACCAATTAGTAGCAATATATTAAAGCCAGAAGCAACTCAACTTGCATTGAAGCAACAAACGCATTGCCAACATTAAAAAGTCCATCTTCAATTCAACAAGCAATTACTATTATATCATCTTCTTCACTAACAAATAGATTACAGGTATGTGAAGTTAAATAGCACTATACTTGCCTGggaggaaaagaagaagaagaaagccaCAAACAAGCTCAACAAAGCAAAGGTTGGatttatttcccttttttttttctttaattcaaACTAATTCTTAGAAACTAACAGCGTATTTCTTGGGGCAGCAGAGTGAATTGGAGGAAAAGAGAGCACGTGCCTTAACCAAATTTAGGAATGAGATGGAATATATCAAACAAGTGGCAGAAGGAGCAAGAGTGCAGGCAGAGGCAAGGCAAAGAAGTGATGTGCttaaagcaaaggaaaaggcAAATATAATTAGAACAACAGGAAAAGTTCCAAGGACATGCTTCTGCTGCTGAATGTAAATAATTATGTAGAGTCATAAGTTTTAAGTCACATATGTAAAGATCATTTTCACAACGCTGTGACTAACTCAAGCATGCCAATCACAAGCAGAGACACCAgtaattgaataatttaacACTTGCTTCAATGAGAAATTACTTAAAGGACCTCAAGTAGTTTTACTAAATCTTTCTGCCAATTTATGTTTGGTATGAACATATATGAAGACATATAGTAGCTGATACAGGAAAAATGCACCCGATTGTCCTTAGAGTTTCTTACtcaatcaaattatatgtttAGAATGCTAGGAATATGGTGATCAATTGCAGAATGAGTTTTctctcattttgattatgaagGAATTTGAATACTCTCCTTTAGATATTAAGCATGAAAGGAATGGCACATGCAGAAGGTAATAATTAGAGAGCTGAACCATTTCAGTTGTTCATAAGATGCAAGTACTAGATGCGAGCCCAAGCAAAAACCGGGACAACCCCTCCACCCCTGTTCCTTTGAAATCACCATCAACATGAAGACTGAACCAAAAACTATGCCATTTCTGCATTCTGATACATTTAAAAAACCAGTTAAAAGATAATAGTAAGTAAAGCCATAGAGTCATTATGTTAAATGCTgcaataaatcataataattcTCAAGGCTAGAAAATCAAGCAACCAGCAAAACCATTTACCTGACCTCTAAATCAAGCATGCAACAATTTGAAGTACCAGATATCTTATATCAATATGCAGTAAGACAATAAAGGcggaaaaaaaagagaggaaataaaCACCACAATTAACTGCATTATATTCTTTTGGGAACTCCAGCTTGTACAACAGGTGAGCAGCCACTTCAATGGCATCTAATTCAAGGACATGATcacaattttaaaaacaagCCTTGAAGACTTTTTGTAGTCATACTCCATCATTGAAACAATACATTAATCTGAAAGCTTCAGGATGCTAAAAAATCCTGTTACCAGCGACGGAGTTactaaatttcaaataaaagcaTTGGGGAGAGCATTGGAAGAAGGACGAGGCCGGCTTAGGGATTACACCATTAGATGAATTCATCTGGAGATTGAAGTCATCCGGAGCCATAAATCCCTCAGACCTTTGAAGTGAGAATGCAGCATCTCATGAGGTTATTTCTCTTACCAGCCTATCCAACATAGGGAATGCAAAGTACAGTACCAAGAAAGATGGGATGGCGAAAACAACTGTCACCAGCAAGTAGAGTACTAAGATAACAGCACTCGCCGGTATTACAAAGAAGACAATTAGAAGGAATATGATGACCAATGGGAACTTGGATGTAAAGTGAATGAAGAAATCCAACGATTTATGAAGTGAGAAATGATGCCTCTCCACATTATTTCTGCCATCATTATCTTGAGAACTGAGTTGTCCAGGACGATGAGTATATGACCCTCTCCTAAAGACACCACTGGTCGCTTGATTTCCAAGCATTAGATTACATCTCGGAGAGCCAACCGGTTGATTGTATCCAGATGAAGTTCTCCTCCCAAGGCCATACCTATCCCCATTTAAGCTCTCAATCATCCATAGAAGGAAGAAATTCTTGCGAGGGAACTTGAGATTCCCCTTATAAACCAGCCGGAGCGATATCAAGTGGCACCACGGGCAAGAAATGAACAAAGGGATCTTGATTTGCTGAGTGGGGAGTTTCAAAACAGCAGGCTGAAGCCCCAAGATACAATTTTGGCAAAGGGTGTGACCACACCATAAGACGTAAGGCACATTCTCAACAATGTTGAAAGATTCCCAACAAATCGGGCATTCCAACCCTTCCTCTCTACTACATGAGCACACCTCATCGTCCGAACACTCGGAACAAGCTCTATCCGCTTCTTTTGTACTCTTTAACCCAATGCTTGCAATGGCATTAGAAGCAAAACCCCACATCGTGACAGAACAATaaaacacaaataaatcaataaccaCTGCAGCTAACTCTTAACTACTTAGACGGGAAAATCTGGGTCGTTTTCCAATCAGCAATAACTGTACCAAaccttaaaaacaaaaaaaaaaatgatgatttccaagaaAGGGAgtcaatcattcaaatatcTTACAATTCTTGATTCTTAAACATAATTATGCTCATACAATGCAAAATTAAATGTCTGGAAGTGGGCAAGGTacataggaaaaaaaaaggacagaGATTGGAATCTCGAAGACAATGGGAAGCTGGTGGAGGGAAAAAAACAGAAGCGAAATCGCATAACAAATGGAAGAAGATTTACCTTAAAAGTTAGCTGAATTTgaggagaaaggaaaagggTGGGGACCGTCGGGAGCAGAGAAGAGAtccaaagagaaaagaagagaaaaaggattTCGGATTTCcctctgtctctctctttctctctctctgttcTTCCTCGACGAGTTCGGGGAATTTACCCCATACTctgtttataaataaaaaccaaCCTGTGGTCCGAACGGCAACAGTACAGCGTGTATAGCGCTTTAAAACGCCGTCGTTTAACTCTGCCATGGTTTTTtccttataaaaataaaaaacttttattaaagaaaaagaaaataatctAATTATTCTAAGAATTAAAATTGTATTTACTCAAAGAAATGAGCatttaaatctatttttttaagataaaaatattatacttatcattaaattaaatatttatcttttattaatttacaaataaaaataatatttacagTACCCAGAACTCATGCAATTGTTTGGTCACAAGGATTCTTGCATCAAATGCTAGATTGTTGGTCATGGCATTCCACAGAACCTTGAGTAGTTCAACAATTATTTCTACTATTGTTGTTGTTGAGAATTTCCTggaataaaaagataaatcgATTTTTATCTTGTTTTGCAATGCTCCCACAATTCTTGCCTGttatttctttattctctTTAAGGAGCACCATGACTTCAATTTCCCATCTCCACCCTAATCCCACCCAACTCTTAATTACCACTGGAGTTAAGCTCTAATggtttaattagttttaaatcAAAACCATAAATCTTGGAAGGAATGAGTTAAGCTCTTGAATTACCACTTGATTTCAATTTTGGAAGGAAAGAGTATATACTATAACAGGTTCTTTCTGCTCAGATTTCTAGCGAAGGTTTTCATGTTTTGGCAAGAGCCAGGTTTGCAAAACCAGTAGACCTTGCTCCTCGGTCCTCAAGGAGAGTTCAGGACTACTACAAAGGTTTTAATCAGACTGTTTGGTTTGcgaaatcaaaataaaaaaataaaatagttctTCTGTGAGAATGTAAAAATTGAcattatattaatttctttttaatttttcaagttCCAACCACTCACATTATCGGATAGACTTGAACCAAGAGTTAATGGATTGATGAAAAGAAACTATTTAATCACTATTCTTTAAAAGTCCATTTGGATCTATACCAGATTTTCAATACTGAATTGCAATTGAACAACAAAAATTGGGTAATATTCACTTACGATTATTGCAGTAGACAGACAGATTTAGCAGAATTCTAAATCACTTATAGCTGCATATTATACAGACTAATTTGCATAGAGCATACAGCAAGAAAGAAAGGgggaaaaaagagaggaaaaccAATCATTACAGCTTGCTCAACTACAGGGTTGATCAGTGTTTCTTCAAGAAACCTTGAGCCATCTTCAAGTAATCCCCATAGCCGCCACTTGCAGAATCCTGGTGGCCATGACCATGACCACCGCTGGCATGGGGCTCCGATTGTTTCTCAGGTTTGGTCGAGTGGGCAGAATGAGTGGTGTTGGGGGTTGAATGGGAAGAGTGGTACTGGTGCAGGTAATTCTCAGCCTTGTCAACATACTTACCAACGCCCTTCTCCTGATCCAGCTTGCCGTAGTGCGAGGCAGCACCAAACAGATCAGCGGCTGCACCGGCAACCTTTCCCTTGTCAACCTTATCGCTTTCATGGTGCAGTGAGTTCTTCGCTGCCTCCGCCACCAACTTAGCACTAGAGAGGAGCTCAGAGGAAGATTTTGGGGGGTGCTTCTCGTGGTGAGAGGTTGGTTTATTGTGAGGAGCTGACTCCATTGAAAGGATAGCTTCAGGAACAGGTGTAGCAATAATTGTGATAGAGGAGGATTGGCGATGATATCTCCTTTTTATCCCTAGTGGATGTATAGATGGCTGGTTGTGCCTTTAGGCATAGAAAATTAGACCATTGACCCTCGATGCAGGGAACCTTCCTTGCGGTGTCGGCTACGCGTTACCTTTCCTAGTAAAGACTAAACAGGATTCTTGCTTATTCTTGGTTACTTGATTTCTAtttgtcaaatcaaattgtgaaatacgcgcttaaaaatatataaaaacaaatagtAGGAAGTATTCTGGAAGAGGTGGGGATGGATTCAACCTTAGGTCATATTCTGAATTGATTCATACTAACAGTTAATCAGACAGATTTTTTTGTCAGACTGGGGACCAATTCCCTACCCTATCTGCTAGACTTTGTCCAAGTGAGAAAAGGCAGTAGGCCAAGAGTCCATTTAATCACCATTGTCCATGGcaaatattgaaattgaaCATAAACAGGGTAACATTTATTTAAAGATTTGTGCAATAGATTAGCAGAATTCTCACTACTAACTTATTGCTTCATATTACATAGATTCGGATGGAGTCATAGACCATACAGCATAggggaaaggaaaaagaaaacagattAAAAGCCATCAACAGTGAACACAGCTCGGTGAACTACTACAAGACAAAATCAGTTTTACTTGAAGAAACCCTGAGCAACCTTGACGTAATCCCCAACGCCAGCGCTTCCAGAATCCTTGCCATCACCACCGCTTGCATGCGGCTCTGACTTTGCAGGCTCAGGGTTGGTCGGGGTGTCAGACTTTTTGGTGCCCGGGGTCGCTCCGGAAGACTCGTATTGGTGCAGGTAATTCTCTGCCTTATCAACATATTGTCCAATTCCCTTCTCCTGATCCAGTTTGCCATAGCCTTTGGCAGCACCTAGAAGATCAGCAGCTGCACCAGCAACCTTCCCCTTGTCAACCTTATCGCTTTCATTGCTGAATGTGGATTTTGCTGCCCCGGCTACCACCTTAGCACTAGAGAACAGTTCAGAGGAAGTTGGGGTACGGTCTTTCTCTGACGCCATTGTTAAGTCTGGGAGAGCTCTAGCAAAAAGTTTATCAGTGACCAGGATATCGAAGATGTGATCATATCTCCTTTCTATCCAAGCGGATTTAAAGAAGCTCTTGACTTGCTAGGATGAACTATGGACCCACTTCCAAGTGTCGGTAACACGTGTTCGTTTCTTGGTTCCATGGCTGCCACGCATTGCCCTTGGCCTTTGTCAGTTTTGAGAGTCTTGATTGGCCTCACCCTTGATATTTTTTCTCTGGCGCTTGGCTTCAGTATGACATCCAACCAAAGCTGTCGACGGAGCAATCCTACCCTGTAAAAAAGCTTGATATTTTCAAGTGGTCTGTCAATTGTCAACTGTCACATTGTCATcccttcctctctctctctctctacggTCGCTGTCTGTGACTCGTGTCTATCCCGTGTAAGGTGCTCAACAGTTAACATGCCCTCAGGATTCGAGCAAAAAGTCTTAACGACTCGATAGGCATTTAATGGGAAGATTGGTGCTTACTGGTTAAAAGTTAAGAGTTAGACAACTACTCCGACAGGGCAATTTCACTCTGGCACTGGCATTCGATTAATACCCCATCTTTGTTAGTTAGTAGTTCCTATCTTTTTAGTCACTTCTGACTATGTAATGGGTATTATCCAAATCGTTTATAtaagattagaatagtttATAAACAGGTTGAGGTTGAATATAgttaataattttgatatagATATTAAAATGTCTTCTATAATTACTTGATttacataaatataataattaggCTTGAGAGGTTAAAAGATGACAACATCCACATGATACTGCTCAGCAGGATGACCACATTCTGTCACCGTGCAGTTTCTCAAAACCCTTGCATTAAAAAGGGGGAACCAACCCTGGCAGAGAGCAACCTATCCTCAATTCTTAATACCAAAAGCCAGCCAGCCAGCCAGCCAGCCAACCTGCCTGCAGCCAGATGGTTTACCACGAAGGGGTGCCACCTAAGAACCCAGGCGGTTTGGCCTGAGCTAGGCCTTTGCCAAGCTGCTATGAAAAGGAAGGCTGAATGCTAATGCAGCCAGCAGCAACCGGTTGTGTTCTCAGGTCACCCCTTCGCGGTACTTCTATCTTCGCTTTTGTTTCTCACTGAATCACCATGCTTATGGCTACATTTTCGCAATAGAAGTACTTGTGTCCGAGTCCATTACCCCCTCTTCAAAACGTTAATCTGCCGAGGTATGCATTGTCTTCTCTTAAATCACTCATTGTGGGACGctgaatttgatatttaataaaaattgatatatcattaaatcaacttaaaaattcactttttcattttttttaaattaaaaaatatatatgaatccATTTTTTCAAGGATGACAACGATATTACgagatatttttttatatattggtAATTTAATTTGCTAACAATGTGATATGAATAtagattttgttaaaaatttaatatcttATTTGTATTCTATCCATTTTGACATTTTATTCAAGTTGCAGgatataaacaattttttttttgttttttgttcttaagaaaacacaaaaaatagcttatttcatataaaattaGTACGACCCACTATAATTTAACATCTTTTTCCAATTGAGTGACATCAAATTGTTATTGGAGTTATTTTATTGAGTgggattttttaaaaatattttttgaatttaatttttttatttaagggaaaaaaatataattgattGTCACAATAATTGCATTTtggaatattaaaattatatataagaaaaaaaagattaatgtaaattaaagTTTTAAGACAATTTTAATGCTGTTGATTAATTAGGCTtcaactctttttcttttttctttttttaaatttaaaatgcaTTTAACTATTATTTTAAACTGAAGTGCGGTGAGTCACAGTCGGTGAGAGGCGCACCACCGCTCACCGAATCTAAAATCCCCAAAACCCTCGAAGCAAACCCCTAAATCCGCAATTCGTCCGTACAATCCTCACCATAGATATGGAAATCGATCCTccaaagaaacaagaagatCCCCAAATCAAAGATAAAGACCTCTTCAAAGCGGCGGAGACCGGCGATTCTTCCACATTCAAATCCCTTTCGCAAGACCAGCTCTCCAACTCTCTTAAACTCCGAAATGAAGACGGTCGGTCTCTCCTTCACGTCGCTGCCTCCTCCGCCCACCCCGAGGTAAGTCTATACTCTTTCTCtcctaaattttctttttttttttggaaatattTGTTAATGTGAATGGAATCAATTACGTTAGGTGATGAAAATACTCTCAGCTGCTGCTGATGAATCAGTTCTGAATAGTTCCGATGAGGAAGGCTGGGCCCCGATTCACTCCGCCGCGAGCATTGGTAATTTGGAAATTATGGAAATTCTGTTGAGCAAAGGTTAGAGACTTTTCACGCTCATCCTAATGTACTAATTCGTTAATCTTATTCTGAATTCATTTGTGCATATATGTACTTAAATTGATTAAGATTCTTCTACCTGAGTTTAGGGAAAAATTTTACTATGCTGTAAATTTGGTTGTCAAGGATGATAATTGGGCATAAGTCGGTTGTTATGATTCTTGTCTCAAGTGTGGGAATTTTTTCGTCTAGCTGATGATGTTTATCACTTTCTTTCAATTTACCTTTGTGAAGGAGCGAAtgttaatttgaaaaatgacgGTGGCCGCACGGCTCTCCACTATGCTGCTAGCAAGGGACGGTTGAAGATTGCTGAGCTTCTGATCTCGCACGGTGCAAAGATTAATTCGAAGGACAAGGCTTGTAACTTCACACACAAATCGTTTTGCCTTATATAGGCGctgtattttttcttttttcttttgcttttcatttctcGAGCAGTATTTTCATTATAACTTCCATCTCATATGCTGATAATGTGATTCAATGCAGGTAGGATGCACCCCATTGCACAGGGCAGCTAGCACCGGAAACTCAGCGTTATGTGAATTCCTAATTGAGGAAGGAGCAGAAGTTGATGCTGAAGACAGAGCTGGCCAAACTCCTCTTCTGAATGCGGTCATTTGTCAGAACAAGGAGGTACTTTCTTTGAACTTTAAGAAACATAAGTTTGAAGCTTGCTGACTATGCTCCCCATTCCGGCTCATTAACCTCatctatttttcattttcttttcattagtGTTACATTTGACATAACTGCTAGTAATGCACAATTTAGACTAGTTAGTTTTAAGCTACTATACTGAGTTACATTACTGTTAAATAGTGAGTTAAGATGGGGAACATCTTACAAAACGTTGTTGacttttggaatttttttcctgtcaaattatatttgtt containing:
- the LOC18610299 gene encoding 26S proteasome non-ATPase regulatory subunit 10; the protein is MEIDPPKKQEDPQIKDKDLFKAAETGDSSTFKSLSQDQLSNSLKLRNEDGRSLLHVAASSAHPEVMKILSAAADESVLNSSDEEGWAPIHSAASIGNLEIMEILLSKGANVNLKNDGGRTALHYAASKGRLKIAELLISHGAKINSKDKVGCTPLHRAASTGNSALCEFLIEEGAEVDAEDRAGQTPLLNAVICQNKEVALLLIRHGADVDIEDKEGYTVFGRASDDFRPKLVDAAKAMLEG